The Cyclopterus lumpus isolate fCycLum1 chromosome 12, fCycLum1.pri, whole genome shotgun sequence genome window below encodes:
- the denr gene encoding density-regulated protein isoform X2: MATTEMESGSLETKPETRPETKPEHRKGHADSSTPLKVLYCGVCSLPTEYCEYMPEPAKCRHWLEKNFPDVFARMTVANVPNQDLGPGEAPLGGEEEEKKKQKRGGRGQIKQKKKSVPQKITIAKIPRAKKKYVTRVCGMATFDIELKEAQRFFAQKFSCGASVTAEDEIIIQGDFTDDIIDVIQEKWPEVDDESIDDLGEVKK, translated from the exons ATGGCTACTACTGAGATGGAATCTGGTTCTTTAGAAACCAAACCAGAAACCAGACCAGAAACCAAACCAGAACATCGGAAAGGTCACGCTGACTCAAGTACCCCCCTGAAAGTACTTTACTGTGGAG tgtGCTCGCTGCCTACTGAG tacTGTGAGTACATGCCTGAGCCGGCCAAATGTCGGCACTGGCTTGAGAAGAACTTTCCAGATGTGTTTGCCAGGATGACTGTAG CGAATGTGCCCAACCAGGACCTCGGCCCTGGAGAAGCGCCCCttggaggcgaggaggaggagaaaaagaaacagaagagag gggGGAGAGGACAGAtcaaacagaaaaagaagagcgTGCCTCAGAAAATCACAATAGCAAAAATCCCAAGAGCCAAGAAGAAATACGTCACGAGGGTCTGCGGCATGGCGACGTTTG ACATCGAACTGAAAGAGGCTCAGCGGTTCTTCGCCCAGAAATTCTCTTGCGGCGCCTCCGTGACCGCGGAGGACGAAATCATCATTCAGGGAGATTTTACAGACGACATCATCGACGTCATTCAAGAGAAGTGGCCCGAG GTGGACGACGAGAGCATCGATGATCTGGGTGAAGTCAAGAAGTGA
- the LOC117740651 gene encoding hydroxycarboxylic acid receptor 2-like: MFAPRSRSLFFFFFFFCTSANTTTPDPRTQPVSRRRRSEQQVLFVVLAPPPTKMNLSTSDECCAFESPALDRALPPILILEFMLGLMGNVVALWMFIFHMDTWKPNAVYLTHLAVADSIVLFCLPFRADYYRRGKDWIHGDVPCRLLLFLLAANRAAGIFFLTAVAVDRYFKIVHPLNRINRMGLGYALWVSLALWGLIFFATGYLLADEHFFYNGNRTQCESFNICMGFSPLATWHNTFYVTQFFLPTVIVAFCTARIAWQLRVRTLDKQGKIKRAVQFVSAVALIFITCFFPSTISRIAVWILKVWYDECRYFQEANLAFYTSVCFTYFNSVLNPVVYYFSSPAFSGTFDKLLNKLLRRSGGTDQTPSTENAVSTMDGRRV; encoded by the coding sequence ATGTTTGCTCCCCGCTCGCgatcgcttttttttttttttttttttttttgcacgagcGCAAACACGACAACCCCCGACCCGAGAACTCAGCCGGTCTCACGCCGGCGCCGATCGGAGCAGCAggttctttttgttgttctcgccccccccccaacgaAGATGAATCTCTCGACGTCCGACGAGTGCTGCGCCTTCGAGTCTCCCGCCCTGGACCGGGCCCTGCCTCCGATTCTGATCCTGGAGTTCATGTTGGGCCTGATGGGGAACGTGGTGGCCCTGTGGATGTTCATCTTCCACATGGACACGTGGAAGCCCAACGCCGTGTACCTGACCCACCTGGCCGTGGCCGACTCCATCGTGCTGTTCTGCTTGCCCTTCCGGGCCGACTACTACCGGCGGGGGAAGGACTGGATCCACGGCGACGTCCCGTGCCGCCTGCTGCTTTTCCTGCTGGCGGCCAACCGCGCGGCGGGGATCTTCTTCCTCACGGCCGTGGCCGTCGACCGGTACTTCAAGATCGTCCACCCGCTGAACCGGATCAACCGGATGGGCCTGGGCTACGCCCTCTGGGTCTCCCTCGCCCTCTGGGGTCTGATCTTCTTCGCCACCGGGTATCTCCTCGCCGACGAGCACTTCTTCTACAACGGCAACCGGACGCAGTGCGAGAGCTTCAACATCTGCATGGGCTTCAGCCCCCTCGCCACCTGGCACAACACCTTCTACGTCACCCAGTTCTTCCTGCCCACCGTCATCGTGGCGTTCTGCACCGCCCGCATCGCGTGGCAGCTGCGGGTCCGCACCCTGGACAAGCAGGGGAAGATCAAGCGGGCCGTTCAGTTCGTCTCGGCCGTGGCGCTGATCTTCATCACCTGCTTCTTTCCCAGCACCATATCGCGCATCGCCGTCTGGATCCTGAAGGTGTGGTACGACGAGTGCCGCTACTTCCAGGAGGCCAACCTGGCGTTCTACACCTCGGTGTGTTTCACCTACTTCAACAGCGTCCTCAACCCCGTGGTGTACTACTTCTCCAGCCCGGCCTTCAGCGGCACCTTCGACAAGCTGCTCAATAAACTGCTGAGGCGGAGCGGAGGCACGGATCAGACGCCGTCCACCGAGAACGCCGTTTCCACCATGGACGGGCGAAGGGTTTGA
- the ccdc62 gene encoding coiled-coil domain-containing protein 62 isoform X3, producing MKNGGASLDSSQPPSLSSFRMDTGAKQWGNIPPPIPPDTLRPPGSRDTEFPVNDPSGSTVQRQRRELQLLMAELKDRDRELNATAASHHRQLHAWERDRQRVLSLEQRCARLDEELQKRNEVIRVLTKRVWVVETRKEEVQKELSAGQQLLCELEQKRQSVSQMCQDFEEKNQSLNSTVTALSSQVGSLQVREEELSSMLKLKDKDVAEASGHAVDLAGRLRHLETTLTESRSRESELLRDSEEHRRRHRESRYEVTHLKEELQQQVTQSSTQREEVIRLKQELQLLRRDLALSGEGDGWRDELLELARSKQERTLSELRCLRQVCENQRNDLQLLQINLESARESLREKSGQGTPGRQDEFRCVRLDGRSPPSLRARSLRTPRDAASPPAANRRSPVDGDPGVYATRSIDAEDPLSSCSLQQLLDESRQLTCTEHGSSVHAHGGPTGSCGPTDTFYSHGCQAALHHHQHHQPTTASHKEGDTPPRARPLLMSASWTG from the exons atg AAAAATGGCGGCGCTTCACTGGATTCCAGCCAGCCGCCTTCCCTAAGCAGCTTCAGGATGGACACCGGAGCAAAACAGTGGGGCAATATTCCACCTCCCATCCCGCCGGACACCCTCCGTCCCCCCGGCTCGCGGGACACCGAG ttccCGGTGAATGACCCGAGTGGCTCCACCGtccagaggcagaggagggagcTCCAGCTGCTGATGGCCGAGCTGAAGGACCGGGACAGGGAGCTGAACGCCACGGCCGCCTCCCACCACAGGCAGCTCCACGCCTGGGAACGAGACCGCCAGAGGGTGCTCTCCTTGGAGCAGAGGTGTGCCCGCTTGGATg AGGAGTTGCAGAAACGCAACGAAGTGATCAGAGTTCTGACCAAACGTGTGTGGGTGGTGGAAACCAGGAAGGAGGAGGTCCAGAAGGAGCTCAGCGCCGGTCAACAGCTGCTCTGTGAGCTCGAACAGAAACGGCAGAGCGTCAGTCAAATGTGTCAAGACTTTGAG GAGAAGAACCAGAGTCTGAACTCCACCGTCACGGCTTTGTCCTCTCAGGTCGGCTCTCTGCaggtcagggaggaggagctgagctCCATGCTCAAACTCAAG GACAAAGATGTGGCCGAGGCCTCTGGTCACGCGGTCGACCTCGCGGGCCGCCTACGACATCTGGAGACGACGCTAACGGAGAGTCGCTCGCGGGAAAGTGAACTCCTGAGAGACTCGGAGGAACATCGACGGCGCCACAGAGAGTCCAGATACGAGGTCACGCACCTCAAAG aggagctgcagcagcaggtcacACAGAGCAGCACCCAGAGAGAAGAGGTCATCCGGCTCAagcaggagctgcagctgcttcggAGAGATCTGGCCTTGTCAG GTGAAGGAGACGGCTGGAGAGACGAGCTGCTGGAGCTGGCTCGCTCCAAACAGGAACGCACCTTGTCGGAGCTCCGCTGCTTACGACAG gtgtgtgagaACCAGAGGAACGACCTGCAGCTTCTGCAGATCAACCTGGAAAGCGCCCGCGAGAGCCTGCGGGAGAAGAGCGGTCAGGGGACACCCGGCAG GCAGGACGAGTTCAGGTGCGTCCGTCTGGACGGCCGCTCGCCTCCATCGCTCCGAGCGAGGAGCTTGAGGACGCCGCGCGACGCCGCCTCTCCGCCAGCGGCCAATCGGCGAAGCCCGGTCGACGGGGACCCGGGAGTCTACGCGACGCGCTCCATTGAT GCCGAAGATCCGCTGTCCAGCTGTtctctgcagcagctgttgGACGAGTCCAGGCAGCTCACGTGCACGGAGCACGGCAGCTCCGTGCACGCTCACGGTGGCCCTACCGGGAGCTGTGGGCCCACGGACACCTTTTACTCCCACGGGTGCCAGGCGGCCCTCCACcatcaccagcaccaccagccgACCACGGCGTCCCACAAG GAAGGAGACACTCCACCCAGAGCCCGCCCCCTCCTAATGTCGGCCTCATGGACGGGTTGA
- the ccdc62 gene encoding coiled-coil domain-containing protein 62 isoform X1 — protein MDEGKRLSPSSGGTSAWLPWADDTSAELWHSTPLKKKNGGASLDSSQPPSLSSFRMDTGAKQWGNIPPPIPPDTLRPPGSRDTEFPVNDPSGSTVQRQRRELQLLMAELKDRDRELNATAASHHRQLHAWERDRQRVLSLEQRCARLDEELQKRNEVIRVLTKRVWVVETRKEEVQKELSAGQQLLCELEQKRQSVSQMCQDFEEKNQSLNSTVTALSSQVGSLQVREEELSSMLKLKDKDVAEASGHAVDLAGRLRHLETTLTESRSRESELLRDSEEHRRRHRESRYEVTHLKEELQQQVTQSSTQREEVIRLKQELQLLRRDLALSGEGDGWRDELLELARSKQERTLSELRCLRQVCENQRNDLQLLQINLESARESLREKSGQGTPGRQDEFRCVRLDGRSPPSLRARSLRTPRDAASPPAANRRSPVDGDPGVYATRSIDAEDPLSSCSLQQLLDESRQLTCTEHGSSVHAHGGPTGSCGPTDTFYSHGCQAALHHHQHHQPTTASHKEGDTPPRARPLLMSASWTG, from the exons ATGGACGAAGGGAAAAGACTTTCCCCATCAAGTGGAGGAACTTCAGCCTGGCTCCCCTGGGCAgatg ATACTTCAGCTGAGTTATGGCACAGCACTCCACTTAAGAAG AAAAATGGCGGCGCTTCACTGGATTCCAGCCAGCCGCCTTCCCTAAGCAGCTTCAGGATGGACACCGGAGCAAAACAGTGGGGCAATATTCCACCTCCCATCCCGCCGGACACCCTCCGTCCCCCCGGCTCGCGGGACACCGAG ttccCGGTGAATGACCCGAGTGGCTCCACCGtccagaggcagaggagggagcTCCAGCTGCTGATGGCCGAGCTGAAGGACCGGGACAGGGAGCTGAACGCCACGGCCGCCTCCCACCACAGGCAGCTCCACGCCTGGGAACGAGACCGCCAGAGGGTGCTCTCCTTGGAGCAGAGGTGTGCCCGCTTGGATg AGGAGTTGCAGAAACGCAACGAAGTGATCAGAGTTCTGACCAAACGTGTGTGGGTGGTGGAAACCAGGAAGGAGGAGGTCCAGAAGGAGCTCAGCGCCGGTCAACAGCTGCTCTGTGAGCTCGAACAGAAACGGCAGAGCGTCAGTCAAATGTGTCAAGACTTTGAG GAGAAGAACCAGAGTCTGAACTCCACCGTCACGGCTTTGTCCTCTCAGGTCGGCTCTCTGCaggtcagggaggaggagctgagctCCATGCTCAAACTCAAG GACAAAGATGTGGCCGAGGCCTCTGGTCACGCGGTCGACCTCGCGGGCCGCCTACGACATCTGGAGACGACGCTAACGGAGAGTCGCTCGCGGGAAAGTGAACTCCTGAGAGACTCGGAGGAACATCGACGGCGCCACAGAGAGTCCAGATACGAGGTCACGCACCTCAAAG aggagctgcagcagcaggtcacACAGAGCAGCACCCAGAGAGAAGAGGTCATCCGGCTCAagcaggagctgcagctgcttcggAGAGATCTGGCCTTGTCAG GTGAAGGAGACGGCTGGAGAGACGAGCTGCTGGAGCTGGCTCGCTCCAAACAGGAACGCACCTTGTCGGAGCTCCGCTGCTTACGACAG gtgtgtgagaACCAGAGGAACGACCTGCAGCTTCTGCAGATCAACCTGGAAAGCGCCCGCGAGAGCCTGCGGGAGAAGAGCGGTCAGGGGACACCCGGCAG GCAGGACGAGTTCAGGTGCGTCCGTCTGGACGGCCGCTCGCCTCCATCGCTCCGAGCGAGGAGCTTGAGGACGCCGCGCGACGCCGCCTCTCCGCCAGCGGCCAATCGGCGAAGCCCGGTCGACGGGGACCCGGGAGTCTACGCGACGCGCTCCATTGAT GCCGAAGATCCGCTGTCCAGCTGTtctctgcagcagctgttgGACGAGTCCAGGCAGCTCACGTGCACGGAGCACGGCAGCTCCGTGCACGCTCACGGTGGCCCTACCGGGAGCTGTGGGCCCACGGACACCTTTTACTCCCACGGGTGCCAGGCGGCCCTCCACcatcaccagcaccaccagccgACCACGGCGTCCCACAAG GAAGGAGACACTCCACCCAGAGCCCGCCCCCTCCTAATGTCGGCCTCATGGACGGGTTGA
- the denr gene encoding density-regulated protein isoform X1, giving the protein MATTEMESGSLETKPETRPETKPEHRKGHADSSTPLKVLYCGVCSLPTEYCEYMPEPAKCRHWLEKNFPDVFARMTVGPLANVPNQDLGPGEAPLGGEEEEKKKQKRGGRGQIKQKKKSVPQKITIAKIPRAKKKYVTRVCGMATFDIELKEAQRFFAQKFSCGASVTAEDEIIIQGDFTDDIIDVIQEKWPEVDDESIDDLGEVKK; this is encoded by the exons ATGGCTACTACTGAGATGGAATCTGGTTCTTTAGAAACCAAACCAGAAACCAGACCAGAAACCAAACCAGAACATCGGAAAGGTCACGCTGACTCAAGTACCCCCCTGAAAGTACTTTACTGTGGAG tgtGCTCGCTGCCTACTGAG tacTGTGAGTACATGCCTGAGCCGGCCAAATGTCGGCACTGGCTTGAGAAGAACTTTCCAGATGTGTTTGCCAGGATGACTGTAG GCCCGTTAGCGAATGTGCCCAACCAGGACCTCGGCCCTGGAGAAGCGCCCCttggaggcgaggaggaggagaaaaagaaacagaagagag gggGGAGAGGACAGAtcaaacagaaaaagaagagcgTGCCTCAGAAAATCACAATAGCAAAAATCCCAAGAGCCAAGAAGAAATACGTCACGAGGGTCTGCGGCATGGCGACGTTTG ACATCGAACTGAAAGAGGCTCAGCGGTTCTTCGCCCAGAAATTCTCTTGCGGCGCCTCCGTGACCGCGGAGGACGAAATCATCATTCAGGGAGATTTTACAGACGACATCATCGACGTCATTCAAGAGAAGTGGCCCGAG GTGGACGACGAGAGCATCGATGATCTGGGTGAAGTCAAGAAGTGA
- the ccdc62 gene encoding coiled-coil domain-containing protein 62 isoform X2 has protein sequence MDEGKRLSPSSGGTSAWLPWADDTSAELWHSTPLKKKNGGASLDSSQPPSLSSFRMDTGAKQWGNIPPPIPPDTLRPPGSRDTEFPVNDPSGSTVQRQRRELQLLMAELKDRDRELNATAASHHRQLHAWERDRQRVLSLEQRCARLDEELQKRNEVIRVLTKRVWVVETRKEEVQKELSAGQQLLCELEQKRQSVSQMCQDFEVGSLQVREEELSSMLKLKDKDVAEASGHAVDLAGRLRHLETTLTESRSRESELLRDSEEHRRRHRESRYEVTHLKEELQQQVTQSSTQREEVIRLKQELQLLRRDLALSGEGDGWRDELLELARSKQERTLSELRCLRQVCENQRNDLQLLQINLESARESLREKSGQGTPGRQDEFRCVRLDGRSPPSLRARSLRTPRDAASPPAANRRSPVDGDPGVYATRSIDAEDPLSSCSLQQLLDESRQLTCTEHGSSVHAHGGPTGSCGPTDTFYSHGCQAALHHHQHHQPTTASHKEGDTPPRARPLLMSASWTG, from the exons ATGGACGAAGGGAAAAGACTTTCCCCATCAAGTGGAGGAACTTCAGCCTGGCTCCCCTGGGCAgatg ATACTTCAGCTGAGTTATGGCACAGCACTCCACTTAAGAAG AAAAATGGCGGCGCTTCACTGGATTCCAGCCAGCCGCCTTCCCTAAGCAGCTTCAGGATGGACACCGGAGCAAAACAGTGGGGCAATATTCCACCTCCCATCCCGCCGGACACCCTCCGTCCCCCCGGCTCGCGGGACACCGAG ttccCGGTGAATGACCCGAGTGGCTCCACCGtccagaggcagaggagggagcTCCAGCTGCTGATGGCCGAGCTGAAGGACCGGGACAGGGAGCTGAACGCCACGGCCGCCTCCCACCACAGGCAGCTCCACGCCTGGGAACGAGACCGCCAGAGGGTGCTCTCCTTGGAGCAGAGGTGTGCCCGCTTGGATg AGGAGTTGCAGAAACGCAACGAAGTGATCAGAGTTCTGACCAAACGTGTGTGGGTGGTGGAAACCAGGAAGGAGGAGGTCCAGAAGGAGCTCAGCGCCGGTCAACAGCTGCTCTGTGAGCTCGAACAGAAACGGCAGAGCGTCAGTCAAATGTGTCAAGACTTTGAG GTCGGCTCTCTGCaggtcagggaggaggagctgagctCCATGCTCAAACTCAAG GACAAAGATGTGGCCGAGGCCTCTGGTCACGCGGTCGACCTCGCGGGCCGCCTACGACATCTGGAGACGACGCTAACGGAGAGTCGCTCGCGGGAAAGTGAACTCCTGAGAGACTCGGAGGAACATCGACGGCGCCACAGAGAGTCCAGATACGAGGTCACGCACCTCAAAG aggagctgcagcagcaggtcacACAGAGCAGCACCCAGAGAGAAGAGGTCATCCGGCTCAagcaggagctgcagctgcttcggAGAGATCTGGCCTTGTCAG GTGAAGGAGACGGCTGGAGAGACGAGCTGCTGGAGCTGGCTCGCTCCAAACAGGAACGCACCTTGTCGGAGCTCCGCTGCTTACGACAG gtgtgtgagaACCAGAGGAACGACCTGCAGCTTCTGCAGATCAACCTGGAAAGCGCCCGCGAGAGCCTGCGGGAGAAGAGCGGTCAGGGGACACCCGGCAG GCAGGACGAGTTCAGGTGCGTCCGTCTGGACGGCCGCTCGCCTCCATCGCTCCGAGCGAGGAGCTTGAGGACGCCGCGCGACGCCGCCTCTCCGCCAGCGGCCAATCGGCGAAGCCCGGTCGACGGGGACCCGGGAGTCTACGCGACGCGCTCCATTGAT GCCGAAGATCCGCTGTCCAGCTGTtctctgcagcagctgttgGACGAGTCCAGGCAGCTCACGTGCACGGAGCACGGCAGCTCCGTGCACGCTCACGGTGGCCCTACCGGGAGCTGTGGGCCCACGGACACCTTTTACTCCCACGGGTGCCAGGCGGCCCTCCACcatcaccagcaccaccagccgACCACGGCGTCCCACAAG GAAGGAGACACTCCACCCAGAGCCCGCCCCCTCCTAATGTCGGCCTCATGGACGGGTTGA
- the ccdc62 gene encoding coiled-coil domain-containing protein 62 isoform X4 codes for MDTGAKQWGNIPPPIPPDTLRPPGSRDTEFPVNDPSGSTVQRQRRELQLLMAELKDRDRELNATAASHHRQLHAWERDRQRVLSLEQRCARLDEELQKRNEVIRVLTKRVWVVETRKEEVQKELSAGQQLLCELEQKRQSVSQMCQDFEEKNQSLNSTVTALSSQVGSLQVREEELSSMLKLKDKDVAEASGHAVDLAGRLRHLETTLTESRSRESELLRDSEEHRRRHRESRYEVTHLKEELQQQVTQSSTQREEVIRLKQELQLLRRDLALSGEGDGWRDELLELARSKQERTLSELRCLRQVCENQRNDLQLLQINLESARESLREKSGQGTPGRQDEFRCVRLDGRSPPSLRARSLRTPRDAASPPAANRRSPVDGDPGVYATRSIDAEDPLSSCSLQQLLDESRQLTCTEHGSSVHAHGGPTGSCGPTDTFYSHGCQAALHHHQHHQPTTASHKEGDTPPRARPLLMSASWTG; via the exons ATGGACACCGGAGCAAAACAGTGGGGCAATATTCCACCTCCCATCCCGCCGGACACCCTCCGTCCCCCCGGCTCGCGGGACACCGAG ttccCGGTGAATGACCCGAGTGGCTCCACCGtccagaggcagaggagggagcTCCAGCTGCTGATGGCCGAGCTGAAGGACCGGGACAGGGAGCTGAACGCCACGGCCGCCTCCCACCACAGGCAGCTCCACGCCTGGGAACGAGACCGCCAGAGGGTGCTCTCCTTGGAGCAGAGGTGTGCCCGCTTGGATg AGGAGTTGCAGAAACGCAACGAAGTGATCAGAGTTCTGACCAAACGTGTGTGGGTGGTGGAAACCAGGAAGGAGGAGGTCCAGAAGGAGCTCAGCGCCGGTCAACAGCTGCTCTGTGAGCTCGAACAGAAACGGCAGAGCGTCAGTCAAATGTGTCAAGACTTTGAG GAGAAGAACCAGAGTCTGAACTCCACCGTCACGGCTTTGTCCTCTCAGGTCGGCTCTCTGCaggtcagggaggaggagctgagctCCATGCTCAAACTCAAG GACAAAGATGTGGCCGAGGCCTCTGGTCACGCGGTCGACCTCGCGGGCCGCCTACGACATCTGGAGACGACGCTAACGGAGAGTCGCTCGCGGGAAAGTGAACTCCTGAGAGACTCGGAGGAACATCGACGGCGCCACAGAGAGTCCAGATACGAGGTCACGCACCTCAAAG aggagctgcagcagcaggtcacACAGAGCAGCACCCAGAGAGAAGAGGTCATCCGGCTCAagcaggagctgcagctgcttcggAGAGATCTGGCCTTGTCAG GTGAAGGAGACGGCTGGAGAGACGAGCTGCTGGAGCTGGCTCGCTCCAAACAGGAACGCACCTTGTCGGAGCTCCGCTGCTTACGACAG gtgtgtgagaACCAGAGGAACGACCTGCAGCTTCTGCAGATCAACCTGGAAAGCGCCCGCGAGAGCCTGCGGGAGAAGAGCGGTCAGGGGACACCCGGCAG GCAGGACGAGTTCAGGTGCGTCCGTCTGGACGGCCGCTCGCCTCCATCGCTCCGAGCGAGGAGCTTGAGGACGCCGCGCGACGCCGCCTCTCCGCCAGCGGCCAATCGGCGAAGCCCGGTCGACGGGGACCCGGGAGTCTACGCGACGCGCTCCATTGAT GCCGAAGATCCGCTGTCCAGCTGTtctctgcagcagctgttgGACGAGTCCAGGCAGCTCACGTGCACGGAGCACGGCAGCTCCGTGCACGCTCACGGTGGCCCTACCGGGAGCTGTGGGCCCACGGACACCTTTTACTCCCACGGGTGCCAGGCGGCCCTCCACcatcaccagcaccaccagccgACCACGGCGTCCCACAAG GAAGGAGACACTCCACCCAGAGCCCGCCCCCTCCTAATGTCGGCCTCATGGACGGGTTGA